A single region of the Fimbriimonadaceae bacterium genome encodes:
- a CDS encoding DivIVA domain-containing protein → MNSDLSSANSLPRAFRGYRRDAVETLIKDYESQIGALADRVRALEGELAGFKSQEQTLKDAVIRAQREYDDALVEARQESERILEETRRHAAEIEEQHEARLLDLRWGIEKLQLEKKRYLSKFRTLLEDQLSTVLAEQTPTPTHAIVHGSEEIVLTEAQLDQGSASASGE, encoded by the coding sequence ATGAATTCCGATCTATCAAGCGCAAACTCCTTGCCGCGTGCCTTTCGTGGCTACCGCCGCGATGCCGTGGAAACCCTTATCAAGGATTACGAATCCCAAATTGGAGCCCTTGCTGATCGGGTGCGCGCTCTGGAGGGTGAGCTCGCGGGGTTTAAGTCTCAGGAGCAAACTTTGAAGGATGCCGTGATTCGCGCACAGCGCGAATATGATGACGCATTGGTCGAGGCTCGACAAGAGTCGGAGCGGATTCTTGAGGAGACGCGACGACACGCTGCCGAGATTGAGGAGCAGCACGAGGCGAGGCTTTTGGACCTTCGGTGGGGCATCGAGAAATTGCAGCTTGAGAAGAAGCGGTACTTGAGCAAATTCCGTACGCTCTTGGAAGATCAGCTTTCGACGGTCCTTGCCGAGCAAACACCTACTCCCACCCATGCGATTGTCCACGGCTCTGAGGAGATTGTTCTCACTGAGGCACAGCTTGACCAAGGCTCCGCGTCTGCCTCTGGCGAGTAA
- a CDS encoding DUF167 domain-containing protein yields the protein MPDEVFCEFDVKVIPRSSRNKVESPDGVTLKVWVTAAPTDGQANEAVIDVLAKQLKISKSSVTLVRGHTARNKRVRLQGLSHAEAIAKL from the coding sequence ATGCCTGATGAAGTCTTCTGCGAGTTCGACGTTAAGGTCATTCCTCGCAGCAGTCGGAACAAGGTGGAGTCTCCGGATGGCGTAACGCTTAAGGTTTGGGTTACTGCGGCTCCTACCGACGGTCAGGCCAATGAGGCAGTGATCGATGTTCTTGCCAAGCAGTTAAAGATCTCTAAGAGCAGTGTCACCCTCGTTCGGGGGCACACGGCAAGGAATAAGCGAGTGCGCCTGCAAGGACTAAGCCACGCGGAAGCAATAGCGAAGCTATAA
- a CDS encoding VOC family protein, with protein MNDLGYLGKLVCSLEVKDYKASAAWYRDVLGFEVSWENEEMGMCFIKTPVEGVHLDISQVEEPQTRGGATLVWSVKDIGSARQLLEERSVAFDGPTREFGGMVKLATFFDPDGNRLMLYESAGA; from the coding sequence GTGAACGATTTAGGTTATCTCGGAAAGTTAGTTTGTTCGTTAGAAGTCAAGGATTACAAGGCCTCGGCGGCCTGGTATCGCGATGTGCTTGGATTTGAGGTCTCCTGGGAGAACGAAGAGATGGGGATGTGCTTCATCAAAACCCCGGTCGAAGGGGTTCACCTCGACATCTCGCAGGTCGAAGAGCCACAAACACGAGGCGGAGCCACGCTTGTCTGGTCCGTCAAGGATATTGGCTCGGCGAGGCAGCTGCTTGAGGAGAGAAGCGTTGCATTCGACGGACCAACGCGTGAATTCGGCGGGATGGTCAAGCTTGCAACCTTCTTCGATCCTGATGGAAATCGGCTGATGCTTTATGAGTCAGCGGGAGCCTAA
- a CDS encoding helix-turn-helix transcriptional regulator has translation MMQNPELLLALTHHRHAIGIIAELWGSEGAKLVTLVYRTGASEGATKQTLSYLIERGWVVKNPGYGHPWRPEYLLTPQGEVFGAACARVVELAREQMAQDVAFDKWSLPALYSVLSGARRHKEVKASLPSITPRALSQSLANLEGVGWIEKAVISVTPLRIEYRPTPIGESWQESLQHFVELLKTNNG, from the coding sequence ATGATGCAGAACCCCGAACTTCTTCTCGCTCTTACCCATCACCGTCACGCGATAGGCATCATTGCGGAGTTGTGGGGGTCTGAGGGCGCCAAGCTGGTCACGCTAGTCTACCGAACGGGTGCGAGCGAGGGAGCGACGAAGCAAACGCTGAGTTATCTGATTGAACGGGGATGGGTTGTCAAGAATCCAGGCTACGGGCATCCTTGGCGTCCCGAGTATCTGCTGACGCCTCAGGGGGAGGTTTTTGGAGCAGCTTGTGCCCGTGTGGTTGAACTTGCGCGAGAGCAGATGGCTCAGGATGTGGCCTTTGACAAGTGGTCTCTTCCCGCTCTTTACAGCGTTCTTTCGGGTGCGCGGAGGCACAAAGAGGTTAAAGCGTCGCTGCCCTCCATCACTCCGCGAGCGCTCTCGCAGTCTTTGGCGAACCTTGAGGGCGTGGGCTGGATCGAGAAAGCGGTCATCTCCGTTACACCCTTGCGCATCGAATATCGGCCTACCCCAATCGGCGAATCGTGGCAAGAATCACTGCAACACTTTGTGGAATTGCTCAAAACAAACAACGGGTAA
- a CDS encoding prepilin-type N-terminal cleavage/methylation domain-containing protein, which yields MRRRKAFTLIELLVVIAIIAILAAIMFPVFAQAKETAKQVVCISNMRQFGMAFMMYKTDWDDSWVPASSETDAGPQFNQQQMWIGYDNNNDPGTGTFLGDVNKPATGPERPGGLDPYIKSRGLKRCPSMPSEWQTAMAYNYFSSTNASKYYVTNPLASGQEYGPGARSITTSLAGFAVTTGVNDSEVEEPAYTLAAWEHKFPAPVCNFLQGPDWLDHAPINPDTYIKHFNLLHRGGSNLLWCDGHSKRLHFQQLNRRMFSVQKSIYP from the coding sequence ATGCGTCGCCGTAAGGCATTTACTTTGATTGAACTGCTGGTCGTCATTGCAATCATTGCGATCTTGGCAGCGATTATGTTCCCCGTCTTTGCTCAAGCGAAGGAGACCGCCAAGCAAGTCGTTTGCATCAGTAATATGAGGCAGTTCGGCATGGCATTCATGATGTACAAGACCGACTGGGACGACAGTTGGGTGCCTGCTTCCTCGGAGACGGACGCCGGACCGCAGTTCAACCAGCAACAGATGTGGATCGGCTACGACAACAACAACGACCCCGGAACGGGCACGTTTTTAGGCGACGTCAACAAGCCTGCGACGGGACCGGAGCGGCCCGGTGGGCTTGATCCTTACATTAAAAGTCGCGGGCTCAAGCGCTGCCCGAGTATGCCTTCGGAATGGCAAACGGCGATGGCCTACAACTACTTTTCGTCCACGAATGCAAGCAAGTACTACGTCACAAACCCGTTGGCAAGTGGGCAGGAGTACGGTCCTGGAGCGAGGAGCATCACGACCAGCCTGGCGGGCTTTGCCGTGACAACCGGTGTTAACGATTCGGAAGTGGAGGAACCGGCCTATACCCTTGCGGCGTGGGAGCACAAGTTCCCTGCCCCAGTGTGCAACTTCTTGCAGGGGCCAGATTGGCTTGATCACGCCCCCATCAACCCCGACACCTATATCAAGCATTTCAATCTGCTCCACCGAGGCGGCTCGAACTTGCTGTGGTGTGACGGGCACTCCAAGCGGCTCCATTTTCAGCAGCTCAACCGCAGGATGTTCTCGGTTCAGAAGAGCATCTATCCCTGA
- a CDS encoding TetR/AcrR family transcriptional regulator, producing MAVLPAARASTPDVILDATDRLMARYGFRKMTMDDLAKEAGIGKRTIYLHFRSKEDVGLSSIGRVVEQVHRELREIADANEPASIRLRKMLYRRVMGRIEQVKDYAHSLNELFEVVRPSYMARRAEYFEEEKRLLSRVLLEGARATEDCERRADSIAESMLLATNAFLPYSLTVREIGTPEAIGMKLSAMIDLLLKGITTGPVHNTKEKP from the coding sequence ATGGCAGTTCTCCCTGCGGCTCGGGCATCCACACCGGATGTGATCCTCGATGCGACCGATCGGCTTATGGCCCGGTATGGCTTTCGCAAGATGACGATGGACGACCTCGCTAAAGAGGCGGGCATCGGCAAGCGAACGATCTACCTCCACTTTCGAAGCAAAGAGGATGTCGGACTCTCCTCAATTGGGCGAGTCGTTGAGCAGGTTCATCGGGAGCTTAGGGAGATCGCTGACGCAAACGAGCCTGCTTCGATTCGGCTTAGGAAGATGCTTTATCGGAGGGTGATGGGAAGGATAGAGCAAGTCAAGGACTATGCTCACAGCCTAAACGAGCTCTTTGAAGTGGTGCGACCCTCGTACATGGCGCGGCGCGCCGAGTACTTCGAAGAGGAGAAGCGCTTGTTGTCCCGTGTCCTGCTTGAAGGTGCGCGGGCGACAGAAGATTGCGAGCGTCGTGCCGACAGCATCGCCGAGTCGATGCTTCTGGCCACCAACGCGTTTCTGCCGTATAGCCTTACCGTTCGCGAAATCGGAACTCCGGAAGCGATCGGCATGAAGCTTAGCGCGATGATTGACCTCTTGCTAAAGGGGATCACCACCGGACCTGTTCATAACACTAAGGAAAAACCATGA
- a CDS encoding S41 family peptidase: MMISTLIALALITGVQTDAPSYVPSDALLRYQGGATQAKAFELTNEVKNQTLETLIREMNQTYVMPDIAKKIEAELRKWMAGSDYKAQTDPVQFAAHVNEIIKGQVTDAHLRFRYSPNVLPTRSSPREPSAEEIKRAEASVRFRNAEFTKVERLTGNIGYIAFNGFMGPEDMARPVEGAMRFLANTDAMIVDLRQNGGGDPRGVQLFCSYFFDEKPVHLNSIYFRNGNKGETIEFWTLKKVAGPRYLNKPLYILTSKRTGSGAEECAYNFQQLKRGTTVGSSTWGGANPGGVARLSDHFSCFIPGGRAINPYTKTNWEGTGVKPDVEIDPSKALKHAQLMAIKLLMLKETDPEMKADYETMYKQVESEPDR, encoded by the coding sequence ATGATGATTTCGACACTTATCGCTTTGGCCTTAATAACTGGCGTGCAGACGGACGCGCCATCGTACGTCCCCTCTGACGCCCTGCTCCGTTATCAAGGAGGCGCCACCCAAGCGAAGGCTTTTGAATTGACCAACGAAGTCAAAAACCAGACGCTTGAAACCCTCATTCGAGAGATGAACCAAACCTATGTCATGCCCGACATCGCCAAGAAGATTGAAGCCGAGCTTCGGAAATGGATGGCGGGAAGTGACTACAAAGCGCAGACCGATCCCGTTCAGTTCGCGGCACACGTCAATGAGATCATCAAGGGGCAGGTCACTGACGCGCATCTGAGGTTTCGATACTCGCCCAACGTACTGCCGACACGGTCAAGCCCAAGGGAACCTTCGGCTGAGGAGATTAAGCGGGCAGAAGCCTCCGTGCGATTTCGGAATGCAGAGTTCACGAAGGTCGAGCGCTTAACGGGGAATATCGGATACATCGCCTTCAACGGGTTCATGGGACCAGAGGATATGGCCCGTCCGGTTGAAGGGGCGATGAGGTTCCTAGCCAATACCGACGCGATGATCGTCGACCTTCGGCAAAACGGTGGTGGTGATCCGAGAGGCGTACAGCTCTTTTGCAGCTACTTCTTTGACGAGAAGCCGGTTCATTTGAACAGCATCTACTTCCGCAATGGCAATAAGGGAGAAACTATTGAGTTTTGGACGCTGAAGAAAGTTGCAGGGCCGCGTTATCTCAACAAGCCGCTTTACATTCTGACGAGCAAGCGGACGGGTTCTGGCGCGGAAGAGTGTGCTTACAACTTCCAGCAGCTCAAGCGCGGCACAACGGTTGGAAGCTCGACTTGGGGCGGGGCCAACCCCGGTGGGGTGGCGCGGCTGAGTGATCACTTTTCCTGCTTTATCCCGGGCGGACGAGCGATCAATCCGTACACGAAGACTAACTGGGAAGGCACAGGCGTAAAGCCCGATGTCGAAATTGATCCGAGCAAGGCGCTCAAGCATGCCCAGCTTATGGCGATCAAGCTGCTGATGCTCAAGGAGACCGATCCAGAGATGAAAGCGGACTACGAGACCATGTACAAACAGGTCGAAAGCGAGCCGGATCGCTAA
- a CDS encoding alpha/beta hydrolase family protein: protein MIERAATKIILAFLAVLGSSLTLAQGPDLKQPPPATTFSAWTKVAEENTLSEYTVTLPSAVESPFPENNAIPLNVFVPARTVQATPVVIILHYWGATDQRAERNQAQDLARRGIASVLMPLPYHLARTPKGSRSGELAIVADPQKLVETMTQCVLDVRRTIDWIATRPEFDSSRVGIAGTSLGSLVATITCGVDKRLTHGAFVLAGADIAGILWKSSRVVKQREQFRKDGYTEESLRKALQSIEPLNYLAGRGLQSSLIIGAKYDTVIPPDSTDKLISALDGAKTVWLDTGHYGGFFIQKKVQNTVGAYFEAEFAGLDYTPPSSLTAPTIRIGVLGDTEDGLQVAVGLDVWRSNSKSEFFASAIATPRGLRGFVGFRLDKGLSLGAGIHPKGVRPGVFWSIVL from the coding sequence ATGATTGAAAGAGCGGCGACGAAAATCATCTTAGCGTTCCTCGCTGTTTTAGGCAGCTCCTTGACTTTGGCTCAGGGGCCCGACTTGAAGCAACCTCCCCCGGCAACGACTTTCTCCGCGTGGACCAAAGTCGCAGAGGAGAACACGCTGTCGGAGTACACCGTGACGCTGCCTAGTGCCGTCGAGAGTCCTTTCCCAGAGAATAACGCGATTCCGTTGAATGTCTTCGTGCCTGCTCGAACTGTGCAGGCCACCCCAGTTGTTATCATCCTGCATTATTGGGGGGCAACCGATCAACGCGCGGAGCGCAACCAAGCTCAGGACCTCGCTCGACGAGGCATTGCATCGGTCCTTATGCCGCTGCCCTATCACCTCGCGCGAACGCCCAAGGGCTCGCGCTCAGGCGAACTGGCGATTGTAGCGGACCCGCAAAAGCTGGTCGAGACGATGACGCAGTGCGTCCTCGACGTTCGGCGGACCATCGACTGGATCGCGACGCGACCGGAATTCGACAGTTCGAGGGTCGGGATCGCGGGCACATCGCTCGGCTCCTTGGTCGCGACCATCACCTGCGGGGTTGATAAGCGGCTTACTCACGGGGCATTTGTGCTTGCGGGCGCTGACATCGCCGGGATTCTGTGGAAATCGTCCCGAGTGGTGAAGCAAAGAGAGCAGTTCCGAAAGGACGGTTACACCGAGGAATCCTTGCGCAAGGCTCTGCAGTCGATTGAACCTTTGAACTATCTCGCTGGACGCGGGCTGCAGTCATCTCTGATCATCGGTGCCAAGTACGATACGGTTATCCCCCCTGATTCCACCGACAAGCTCATCTCCGCGCTCGACGGAGCCAAAACGGTTTGGCTCGACACCGGCCACTACGGTGGATTCTTCATTCAAAAGAAGGTCCAGAACACAGTCGGGGCGTATTTTGAAGCTGAGTTTGCCGGTTTGGATTACACTCCGCCGAGTTCACTGACCGCCCCAACTATCCGCATTGGAGTTCTTGGCGACACCGAAGACGGCCTTCAGGTTGCGGTTGGCTTGGACGTGTGGAGATCGAACAGCAAATCGGAATTCTTTGCCAGCGCCATTGCAACTCCTCGGGGTTTGCGTGGATTTGTCGGATTTCGGCTCGACAAGGGGCTGAGCCTCGGCGCGGGGATTCATCCCAAAGGTGTGCGCCCGGGGGTGTTTTGGAGCATCGTACTCTGA
- a CDS encoding prepilin-type N-terminal cleavage/methylation domain-containing protein produces the protein MRKSDRAFTLPELAVVIAIIAILGAILLPIFRAAKMAAQRTVCASNIRNTQAAVMMYLSDYDEHFMLVNQSPAGPYTPDKDRTWVQILLPYTHSFNTFFCPSDHASRDEKESWVDADAVPGDADARYYNASLHVDQGYNYLYFAPVVWQSGTWVSVPRGFSEIAEPATALLFVDSVHSRNGQGNPEDGGSYIVIPPCRYAMRSGQRIDTFGFAGAGVLTPRKGWSPQDPLSKFRYGLAWPWHDKRMNIGRAMGGSKSVAITQLSEGCDVRPEWAGFINDASKYTWDVN, from the coding sequence GTGCGGAAATCTGATCGAGCATTTACCCTGCCAGAACTGGCAGTGGTGATCGCAATTATCGCGATCCTCGGGGCAATTCTATTGCCCATTTTCCGCGCTGCCAAAATGGCGGCTCAGCGCACCGTCTGCGCGAGCAACATCCGCAACACCCAAGCCGCCGTGATGATGTACTTGTCGGATTACGACGAGCATTTCATGCTTGTGAACCAAAGTCCAGCCGGGCCATACACCCCAGATAAGGACCGGACCTGGGTTCAGATTCTGCTGCCGTACACCCACTCCTTCAATACTTTCTTCTGCCCGTCGGACCATGCGTCACGCGATGAGAAGGAGAGCTGGGTGGATGCCGATGCCGTCCCCGGGGATGCCGATGCGCGCTATTACAACGCCTCGCTCCACGTGGACCAAGGTTACAACTACCTTTATTTCGCGCCCGTGGTTTGGCAGAGCGGCACCTGGGTTTCGGTTCCGCGTGGGTTTAGCGAGATCGCCGAGCCCGCGACTGCGCTTTTGTTTGTCGACTCCGTTCATTCGCGAAACGGACAAGGGAATCCCGAAGATGGGGGCAGCTATATCGTCATCCCGCCGTGCCGGTACGCCATGCGGTCGGGCCAGCGCATTGATACTTTCGGCTTTGCCGGGGCCGGGGTTTTGACCCCACGCAAAGGCTGGAGCCCGCAAGACCCGCTTTCGAAGTTCCGATACGGCTTGGCTTGGCCTTGGCACGACAAGCGTATGAATATCGGGCGGGCGATGGGCGGTTCAAAGTCGGTAGCTATCACACAACTTTCTGAAGGCTGTGATGTGAGGCCGGAGTGGGCAGGCTTCATCAACGACGCGAGCAAGTACACCTGGGACGTCAATTAG
- a CDS encoding M28 family peptidase — MSKRLLTVLACLGALLTAGPAQTPSQNDYTPIYKAIRENIRESEIQKHLDQITKAPSRLAGSEGERRALEYAEGIFNRLGFVNIRKQPFSVTVPDPEAVGTLSITGGENVTAYPLWPNLVRTSTCDVSGPIVYGGMGSLDDLKGLDVAGSIVILEFNTGTRWRNAAKLGAKAIVFIEPSDTDRVQAEDTFSSVPLGVPRFWLPLRDIAPVLQAARDGKSVRLSCKQNWVLRETYNLLADLPGSVPAAKDERILLSAYADSMSAVPGLAPGADSASGLAALLELARLSKERSQRRPMTFMVTSAHFIALQGEREWVEHQQQAGKPDALLTISLDLSSTRASLAGFSRGWFYNYRNETTDTIRPLSRILRDHANRIAETYGLASGRDVYIDAVNDSDNRTWKNNIPGKFAMSCEPMIQATLNALTFATVDTPRPYLDTPLDTLDRVNVRAIADQTRSIGCLLAHLRRDSLSRTETSPYRVPLQPTTMRRLTTVGGFGEIEGRVVVFDASKSFIPDVPVEGSVATLLHENKTLLGVRAPMIQLTEPKTAHYSFIGVSPVSARFVRDRRPLRIAAFRMDPDSGNIDYGPAEGVLANYYSTMFMMTSSHKSTPIVAFPCVSQDIYDLSDPQDFQALPFVMALEARSEAVPKMYGLFIAEQDFFLADDIEDTAVLFAPPNMRYKLIGMSMAGEVRMTLTNSSDSEPTGTGFGMPGSEDADTLHLPALQAARDMIRLNESRIKNFAKYKILSDSVLDLQAKAKEELGLADQAVLDKDWAAVERHSRTAWAYALRAHPVIQGTNSDVINGVIFYLFLLLPFSFFLERLLIAAKLLTKQIMWSTIFFIASFALIYSIHPAFEIIYNPAVIFVAFVMGTLSLVVGGFIVGKFETSLKALKAAESGVKEIDLSRGTVAFAAFSLGISNMRRRKARTILTTLTLVVLTFIVLSFTSIVPDLKVYETASPNQATYSGILVRDPGLNPIQRTTTRILNNLYEGKATLASRAFFYGAEFSETPPLSIYRGEKTTDVRAVLGLESGEAKITRPQDALLPGGRWFNPGERGVIVLTRSMADKLGVGSLRPGADTIRFAGMPFKVVGVIEDDALRAIRDLDGDGVLPADLTITRRFQTESRSINAAFRSFLRLDPEVCVIIPTEDALSLGGQIRSVAVHFDNPEDTRKALDELMPRIRMNVYAAVPEGDGLSVKTFSTLQGSKSTGLGLVVVQMLLAAVFILNTMIASVYERKRDISIFSAIGLAPNHIAALFFAESLVYGVFGTVMGYFLAQGVSRLVLITGILPGLNLNFSASSAVMAAVLVMALVLLSTIYPAKVAARIAAPALQDDFADEPPEGDEWELVLPFRLSEDEAPSLIAFFADWFKAYEEFTIGSFVTSGTTIQEDALDGCLCRTHTTAWLAPFDLGVSQEINLAAHRSELPGVCKIVLTIRRESGEHAYWLNVNKRFLPNIRKQFLAWRTSRESVDAQLAAV; from the coding sequence ATGTCCAAGCGTCTGCTCACGGTGTTGGCTTGCTTGGGCGCTCTGCTCACAGCCGGACCGGCGCAGACACCATCTCAGAACGACTACACCCCTATCTACAAGGCGATTCGAGAGAACATTCGCGAAAGCGAGATCCAAAAGCACCTCGATCAGATTACGAAAGCGCCTTCCCGATTGGCAGGCTCTGAGGGCGAGCGCAGGGCCTTGGAGTATGCCGAAGGCATCTTCAATCGCCTCGGCTTCGTCAACATCCGCAAGCAGCCGTTTTCGGTCACCGTGCCCGACCCTGAAGCTGTGGGGACGCTATCCATTACGGGCGGGGAAAACGTCACTGCCTATCCACTCTGGCCCAACCTCGTGCGGACCTCAACCTGTGACGTTTCGGGACCGATCGTGTATGGCGGGATGGGGTCGCTCGATGATCTTAAGGGGCTTGACGTCGCGGGGTCAATTGTCATTCTTGAGTTCAACACCGGTACTCGGTGGCGCAACGCTGCCAAGTTGGGCGCAAAGGCGATTGTCTTTATTGAGCCGAGCGACACCGACCGTGTGCAGGCTGAAGACACCTTCAGCAGCGTTCCTCTTGGAGTCCCCCGATTTTGGCTACCCCTGCGCGACATCGCGCCGGTGCTGCAGGCTGCAAGAGACGGCAAGAGTGTCCGCCTTTCGTGCAAGCAGAACTGGGTGCTTCGGGAGACGTACAACCTCCTTGCCGACCTTCCTGGATCGGTTCCGGCTGCCAAGGACGAACGCATCCTGCTGAGCGCGTATGCCGATTCGATGTCGGCAGTGCCGGGGCTCGCGCCGGGAGCGGATAGTGCGAGTGGGTTGGCGGCTTTGCTGGAGTTGGCAAGACTATCGAAAGAAAGGTCGCAACGTCGCCCGATGACGTTTATGGTGACCTCGGCGCACTTTATTGCCCTCCAAGGTGAGCGCGAGTGGGTGGAACATCAACAGCAGGCGGGAAAGCCGGATGCCCTGCTCACAATCTCACTCGACTTGAGCTCTACCCGAGCATCTCTCGCCGGGTTCTCTCGTGGCTGGTTTTACAACTACCGCAACGAAACCACTGACACCATACGACCACTATCGCGCATTTTGCGCGACCACGCGAATCGCATCGCTGAGACCTATGGGCTTGCGAGCGGGCGCGATGTGTATATCGATGCGGTCAACGACAGCGACAACAGAACCTGGAAGAACAACATCCCTGGCAAGTTCGCTATGAGCTGCGAACCGATGATCCAGGCGACGCTGAATGCGCTCACCTTCGCGACGGTCGATACGCCTCGGCCCTACCTGGACACTCCGCTCGACACGTTAGATAGGGTGAACGTACGTGCGATTGCGGATCAAACACGGAGCATCGGGTGTCTTCTTGCGCACCTGCGTCGGGACTCGCTTAGCCGGACTGAGACATCCCCCTATCGAGTCCCCCTTCAGCCAACGACAATGCGACGGCTGACCACGGTCGGTGGCTTTGGAGAGATTGAGGGCCGCGTCGTCGTCTTCGATGCGAGCAAGAGTTTTATTCCTGATGTGCCGGTAGAGGGGTCTGTGGCGACTCTGCTGCACGAGAACAAAACGCTGCTGGGGGTTCGGGCGCCCATGATTCAACTCACCGAACCCAAGACGGCGCACTACAGCTTCATCGGGGTTTCACCAGTGAGCGCGCGGTTTGTGCGCGATCGTAGACCACTCAGGATTGCCGCGTTTCGGATGGATCCAGACTCGGGCAATATCGACTACGGTCCGGCAGAGGGCGTTCTGGCGAATTATTACTCGACGATGTTTATGATGACGTCGTCGCACAAGTCCACTCCCATCGTGGCCTTTCCGTGCGTTTCGCAGGACATTTACGATCTGAGCGACCCGCAGGACTTTCAAGCCCTTCCTTTTGTGATGGCGCTTGAGGCAAGGTCGGAGGCCGTGCCGAAGATGTACGGCCTATTCATCGCCGAGCAAGACTTTTTCCTCGCCGACGACATTGAGGACACTGCTGTACTCTTTGCCCCCCCAAACATGCGCTACAAGCTCATCGGCATGTCGATGGCGGGCGAAGTGCGGATGACTCTGACGAACAGCTCGGACTCGGAACCTACCGGAACGGGCTTTGGCATGCCTGGAAGCGAAGATGCGGACACGCTGCATTTGCCCGCGCTTCAAGCCGCGAGGGATATGATTCGCCTCAATGAATCGAGGATCAAGAACTTTGCCAAGTACAAGATTTTGAGCGACAGCGTGCTTGACCTTCAGGCCAAAGCTAAAGAGGAGTTGGGGCTTGCCGACCAAGCCGTTCTGGACAAAGATTGGGCAGCGGTCGAGAGGCATTCGCGAACGGCTTGGGCGTACGCCTTGCGGGCACATCCCGTCATCCAGGGCACGAATTCGGATGTTATCAATGGGGTGATTTTTTATCTGTTTCTGCTCCTTCCCTTCAGTTTCTTCTTAGAAAGGCTTCTGATCGCGGCGAAGCTGCTGACCAAGCAGATCATGTGGTCGACGATCTTCTTTATCGCGTCGTTTGCGCTGATCTACTCAATTCACCCCGCTTTTGAGATCATCTACAACCCGGCGGTCATCTTTGTCGCGTTCGTCATGGGGACGCTGAGTTTGGTTGTCGGCGGGTTCATCGTCGGGAAGTTCGAGACATCGCTCAAGGCGCTCAAGGCGGCTGAGAGTGGGGTTAAGGAGATTGATCTTTCTCGGGGCACGGTGGCTTTTGCGGCCTTCTCGCTTGGGATTAGCAATATGCGTCGTCGCAAAGCCCGAACCATCTTGACTACGCTCACGCTGGTGGTTCTCACCTTCATCGTCCTTAGCTTTACGTCTATCGTCCCGGACCTCAAAGTTTACGAAACCGCGAGCCCGAATCAAGCAACCTACTCCGGCATCCTCGTGCGTGATCCCGGGCTGAACCCGATCCAGCGCACCACGACGCGCATCCTCAACAATCTGTATGAGGGTAAGGCGACTTTGGCGAGCCGGGCGTTTTTCTATGGGGCTGAGTTTAGCGAGACCCCGCCACTCTCGATCTACCGGGGAGAAAAGACAACCGATGTACGGGCTGTGCTGGGGTTAGAGTCGGGCGAAGCCAAGATCACACGCCCGCAAGACGCGCTTCTACCGGGAGGCAGATGGTTCAATCCTGGCGAGCGGGGAGTGATCGTTTTGACACGTTCGATGGCGGATAAACTCGGCGTCGGCTCTTTAAGACCTGGGGCGGATACGATTCGCTTTGCGGGAATGCCTTTCAAAGTCGTGGGCGTAATCGAAGATGACGCTCTGCGTGCTATTCGCGACTTGGATGGCGATGGCGTTTTGCCTGCGGACCTCACGATTACGCGGAGGTTCCAAACCGAATCTCGGTCCATCAATGCCGCGTTCAGGAGCTTTTTGAGGCTCGACCCAGAGGTTTGTGTGATCATCCCAACGGAAGATGCGCTCAGCCTGGGCGGGCAGATTCGATCGGTTGCCGTTCACTTCGACAACCCAGAGGACACACGCAAGGCCTTGGATGAGCTGATGCCTCGCATTCGCATGAATGTTTATGCGGCGGTGCCGGAGGGTGACGGGCTCTCGGTCAAGACCTTTAGCACCCTGCAAGGCTCGAAGAGCACGGGCCTTGGTTTGGTCGTCGTGCAAATGCTCCTGGCTGCGGTGTTCATCCTGAACACGATGATCGCGAGCGTTTATGAGCGCAAACGCGACATCTCGATCTTCAGCGCCATTGGCTTGGCCCCCAATCATATCGCCGCACTATTCTTTGCCGAGTCGTTGGTTTACGGGGTCTTTGGCACGGTGATGGGTTACTTCCTGGCTCAGGGTGTTTCTCGTCTTGTCCTCATCACAGGGATTCTCCCTGGCCTTAACCTGAATTTCAGCGCATCCTCGGCGGTGATGGCTGCCGTGCTCGTCATGGCTCTCGTGCTCCTGAGCACGATCTATCCGGCAAAGGTTGCGGCACGGATTGCAGCCCCGGCGCTGCAGGATGACTTTGCCGATGAACCGCCCGAAGGTGACGAATGGGAACTTGTTCTTCCCTTTAGGCTCTCGGAGGACGAAGCTCCGTCGCTGATCGCCTTCTTTGCCGATTGGTTCAAAGCCTATGAGGAGTTTACGATTGGTTCGTTTGTGACCAGCGGCACGACCATACAAGAAGATGCGCTTGACGGCTGCTTATGCCGCACCCATACGACCGCTTGGCTTGCCCCGTTTGACCTTGGCGTTTCTCAAGAGATTAACCTTGCCGCGCATCGGAGCGAGCTTCCGGGAGTGTGCAAAATCGTGCTTACGATTCGGCGCGAAAGCGGCGAACACGCCTACTGGCTCAACGTCAACAAGCGATTCTTGCCAAATATCCGCAAGCAGTTCCTTGCCTGGCGCACCAGTCGAGAGTCGGTGGATGCCCAACTTGCCGCCGTGTAA